A portion of the Leptospira noumeaensis genome contains these proteins:
- a CDS encoding AAA family ATPase, with protein sequence MFFASLENIVSHFRQLLTDKKYILIYAYNGTGKTRLSMAFKDAGKNEDERDTLYFNAFTEDLFRWDNDLENDNERKLLINRHSRFVEGIQSLEMESRIRPLLRRYTDFDFFINYEDWFISFERKIRIGDETVTFNNIKVSRGEEIVFIWCFFLAIAELAIDEEETYRWVKYIYIDDPISSLDDNNAIAVAGHLAQMLKKQNNRKKMIISSHHTLFFNVLCNELRNAERFFLSKNDSLSGYNLQDTTDTPFYHHVATLKDLTEVARSGQLYTYHFNVLRNILEKTAHFHGFKNFSQCIKQDNDDPDGVIYTRMINVLSHGNYSLFEPKEMLDENKEYFRKILYDFLNRYQFNPEFIAR encoded by the coding sequence ATGTTTTTCGCTAGTTTAGAAAATATTGTTTCTCATTTTCGCCAATTGTTAACAGACAAGAAATATATTCTTATCTATGCATACAATGGAACCGGCAAAACTAGGCTTTCGATGGCCTTTAAAGATGCTGGAAAAAATGAAGATGAGCGAGATACATTATACTTTAACGCGTTTACAGAGGATCTTTTTCGATGGGACAATGACTTAGAAAACGATAATGAAAGAAAACTTTTAATCAATAGGCACTCGAGATTTGTGGAAGGAATCCAGTCCTTAGAAATGGAAAGTAGAATTCGACCGTTGCTTCGAAGGTATACAGACTTTGATTTTTTTATCAATTATGAAGACTGGTTCATAAGCTTTGAAAGAAAAATTCGCATTGGAGATGAAACTGTTACTTTTAATAACATCAAGGTCTCACGAGGGGAAGAAATCGTTTTTATTTGGTGTTTCTTTTTAGCGATTGCGGAACTAGCCATTGATGAAGAGGAAACATATCGTTGGGTGAAGTATATTTACATTGATGATCCAATTTCTTCATTGGATGATAACAATGCCATCGCAGTTGCAGGGCATCTAGCGCAGATGTTGAAGAAGCAAAATAATCGTAAAAAAATGATTATTTCATCTCACCATACTCTCTTTTTCAATGTGCTTTGCAATGAATTGAGAAATGCTGAGCGATTTTTTTTGAGTAAAAACGATTCTTTGAGTGGCTATAATCTCCAGGATACAACCGATACTCCCTTTTATCATCACGTTGCAACCTTAAAGGATCTTACTGAAGTTGCGAGGTCTGGACAACTTTATACCTATCATTTTAATGTTTTGAGGAATATTCTTGAGAAAACAGCGCATTTTCATGGATTCAAAAACTTTTCCCAATGCATAAAACAAGATAATGATGACCCAGATGGTGTCATTTATACGAGAATGATTAATGTTCTCAGTCATGGAAATTATTCACTCTTTGAACCGAAAGAAATGTTAGATGAAAATAAAGAATATTTTCGAAAGATATTATATGATTTTTTGAATCGATATCAATTTAACCCTGAATTTATAGCTAGATAG
- a CDS encoding adenylate/guanylate cyclase domain-containing protein: MKLSLVDEILIVREMKNEKTVAFVRFALFSVTSILDSLSYFGWIHYTIVPTSLITVGLDILFLIFATLVLIFLFYLPYKHYLKFFTITLDYFIIGLMIFLDPTILKGNGLIYFIAMTSAMFVFQFNLLRNSKAGTIYGAILAFVYFLVVSIGLEDGYPFDLIPMMFGLAMMLGMGYLTTVSNIEMVKEANAKQMMERFLPSQLVSEFYKNKAQLEPGGENKEVTILFSDIRSFTKFSEQRTAEEVVQFLNHYLSRMTDVIFKFNGTIDKFIGDAIMTIFGAPFKRDDDALRAVKSAVAMIREIEILNDTMPNPEDKLQVGIGIHTGEAIVGNIGSDRRLDYTVIGDNVNLASRIEGLTKHYNCPILISEVTFKQVVGKYSLDDGFEIREIDQVIVKGKSKPITVYEVICLTV; encoded by the coding sequence ATGAAACTTTCGTTAGTTGATGAAATCTTAATTGTAAGGGAGATGAAAAACGAAAAAACTGTCGCTTTTGTTCGATTTGCCCTATTCTCAGTCACTTCTATTTTAGATAGTTTATCCTATTTTGGTTGGATCCATTATACAATTGTTCCAACGAGTCTCATCACTGTTGGATTGGATATTTTATTTCTAATCTTTGCCACCCTTGTTTTGATTTTTCTATTTTATTTACCTTACAAACACTATCTAAAATTTTTTACGATTACCTTAGACTATTTTATCATTGGGCTTATGATTTTTCTTGACCCAACGATTCTAAAAGGAAACGGCCTCATCTATTTTATTGCAATGACAAGTGCCATGTTTGTTTTCCAGTTCAATCTTCTGAGAAACTCGAAAGCAGGAACGATCTATGGCGCTATTTTGGCATTTGTTTATTTCCTTGTGGTCTCCATTGGATTAGAAGATGGTTACCCATTTGATTTAATTCCCATGATGTTTGGATTGGCAATGATGCTTGGAATGGGATATCTAACAACGGTTTCCAATATCGAAATGGTGAAAGAAGCCAATGCAAAACAAATGATGGAAAGATTTCTTCCTTCACAGTTAGTCAGCGAGTTCTATAAAAACAAAGCGCAACTAGAACCTGGGGGCGAAAACAAAGAAGTAACGATTCTTTTTTCAGATATCAGATCTTTTACAAAATTTTCAGAACAACGGACTGCCGAAGAAGTGGTTCAATTCTTAAATCATTATTTATCTCGCATGACAGATGTCATATTTAAATTCAATGGCACCATCGATAAATTTATCGGTGATGCGATCATGACTATATTTGGTGCTCCGTTCAAACGAGATGATGATGCTCTCCGCGCCGTCAAATCCGCTGTCGCTATGATTCGTGAAATAGAGATACTAAACGATACGATGCCAAATCCTGAAGACAAATTACAAGTGGGAATTGGGATTCATACAGGAGAAGCCATTGTCGGTAATATTGGCTCCGACCGAAGGTTAGATTATACAGTCATTGGTGACAATGTAAATTTAGCTTCTAGAATCGAAGGATTAACCAAACATTACAATTGCCCTATTTTAATATCCGAGGTCACATTCAAACAAGTTGTCGGCAAATACTCGCTAGATGATGGTTTTGAAATTAGAGAAATTGATCAAGTCATTGTCAAAGGGAAGTCAAAGCCAATCACCGTGTATGAAGTGATTTGTTTAACAGTTTAG
- a CDS encoding nuclear transport factor 2 family protein: MNVHENKKIVTDFFRHLNERNLKDAFELLDDDLRWWIVGNIPVSGDYDFKKITFGFKMIFRAFEHFQFTLKEMTGEEERVSLVAESHGIRKS, encoded by the coding sequence ATGAATGTACATGAAAACAAAAAGATTGTTACCGATTTTTTTAGACACCTGAATGAACGAAATTTGAAAGATGCATTCGAATTATTAGATGATGACTTACGTTGGTGGATTGTAGGAAACATACCCGTTTCCGGTGATTACGATTTTAAAAAGATAACATTTGGATTTAAAATGATCTTCAGAGCATTTGAGCACTTCCAGTTCACTTTGAAAGAGATGACGGGAGAAGAAGAACGAGTCAGCCTTGTAGCCGAATCACATGGAATTAGAAAGTCATGA
- a CDS encoding DUF4411 family protein yields the protein MTYLLDANVFIQAKNLHYGLDFCPAFWNRILEKNQTGIVQSIDKVADEIDAGDDSLIEWAKERARHIFRNTDTSVLSQLGRASLWATSQNYEPGAISTYYESIDYYLVGHALAQNSAIVTNEAPSTSTKRIKIPDVCAVGIFFLNPFEML from the coding sequence ATGACTTATCTTTTGGATGCGAATGTTTTTATCCAAGCAAAGAATTTACATTACGGTTTGGACTTTTGTCCTGCCTTTTGGAATCGGATTTTAGAAAAGAATCAAACAGGCATTGTACAAAGCATTGATAAAGTTGCTGATGAAATCGATGCTGGGGATGATTCTCTAATTGAATGGGCTAAGGAGAGAGCTCGACATATCTTTCGGAACACTGATACTTCGGTTCTCTCTCAGTTAGGACGAGCGAGCTTATGGGCAACAAGTCAGAACTATGAACCAGGCGCCATCAGCACATACTATGAAAGCATTGATTATTATCTAGTCGGACATGCATTGGCACAAAACAGTGCGATTGTGACCAACGAAGCTCCCTCTACATCTACGAAAAGAATCAAAATCCCGGATGTATGTGCGGTTGGGATATTCTTCTTGAATCCATTTGAAATGCTTTGA
- a CDS encoding type I restriction-modification system subunit M: MTEQLQNQLGKTLWNIADQLRGSMNADDFRDYMLSFLFLRYLSDNFESAAKKELGKDYPKLDTGDSRTPLNVWYEANPKDTQEFEKQMRRKLHYVIEPKYLWSHIGELARVQSRDLLDTLGEGFKYIEEQSFASTFRGLFSEINLSSEKLGRNYEERNKKLCVIITKIAEGIGQFSSDLDILGDAYEYLIGQFAAGSGKKAGEFYTPQQISSILSAIVTLDSQDPSTGKKKKLEKVLDFACGSGSLLLNVRNQILKEGGSIGKIFGQEKNITTFNLARMNMLLHGVKDTEFEIHHGDSLLNEWEILNNPNPAKKMYFDAIVANPPFSLRWEPSEALAEDFRFKSYGLAPKSAADFAFLLHGFHFLSDEGTMAIILPHGVLFRGGAEEKIRTKLIQDSHIDTVIGLPSNLFYSTGIPVCILVLKKCKKFDDILFINASGYFDKGKRQNQLSVEHIEKIVSTYQFRAEEEKYSRRVGLKEIEKNDFNLNISRYISTAKADEAVDLEQVNAELVDLEKKIREAKKKHNGFLKELGLSELP, translated from the coding sequence ATGACAGAACAACTACAAAACCAACTAGGTAAAACTCTTTGGAACATTGCAGACCAATTGCGTGGTTCCATGAATGCAGATGATTTCCGGGATTATATGCTTTCCTTTCTTTTTTTACGGTATTTGTCGGATAACTTTGAGTCGGCGGCAAAAAAGGAGTTGGGCAAAGACTATCCCAAGTTGGATACCGGCGACAGCCGAACACCTTTAAATGTTTGGTATGAAGCAAACCCAAAAGATACGCAAGAGTTTGAAAAACAAATGCGCCGCAAACTCCATTATGTGATCGAACCAAAGTATCTTTGGAGCCATATCGGGGAACTGGCGCGCGTACAAAGTAGGGATTTGTTGGATACCCTGGGCGAAGGATTCAAATACATCGAAGAACAATCCTTTGCTAGCACCTTTCGGGGGTTGTTTTCTGAAATCAATTTGAGTTCCGAAAAACTCGGGCGAAACTATGAGGAAAGAAATAAAAAACTCTGTGTCATCATCACTAAAATTGCAGAGGGAATCGGGCAGTTTTCATCCGACTTAGATATACTAGGTGATGCCTACGAGTATTTGATTGGTCAGTTTGCTGCGGGTTCAGGAAAAAAAGCAGGAGAGTTTTATACACCACAACAGATATCTAGCATCTTATCGGCGATTGTCACCCTAGACAGCCAAGACCCAAGCACGGGAAAAAAGAAAAAATTAGAGAAGGTTTTGGACTTTGCCTGTGGTTCTGGTTCCTTACTTTTAAATGTGCGAAATCAAATTTTGAAAGAAGGTGGAAGCATTGGAAAGATTTTCGGACAAGAAAAAAACATCACAACGTTTAACTTGGCCCGAATGAATATGCTCCTCCATGGGGTCAAAGATACCGAGTTTGAGATCCACCACGGAGACTCTTTGTTAAACGAATGGGAAATTTTGAACAACCCAAATCCAGCAAAGAAAATGTATTTTGATGCGATTGTTGCAAATCCCCCTTTTAGTTTGCGTTGGGAACCGAGCGAAGCCTTAGCAGAAGATTTTCGTTTTAAGAGTTATGGGCTTGCTCCCAAATCCGCTGCCGATTTTGCCTTTTTACTCCACGGGTTTCATTTCCTAAGCGATGAAGGAACGATGGCGATCATTCTTCCTCATGGAGTATTGTTTCGAGGAGGTGCGGAAGAAAAAATTCGTACCAAACTCATCCAAGATTCGCATATTGATACTGTGATTGGTTTACCATCTAACTTGTTTTATTCAACAGGCATCCCTGTTTGTATTCTCGTCCTAAAAAAGTGCAAAAAATTTGATGATATTTTATTTATCAATGCCAGTGGATATTTTGATAAAGGCAAACGCCAAAATCAACTTTCAGTTGAGCACATTGAAAAGATTGTCTCCACTTACCAATTCCGAGCAGAAGAAGAAAAGTATTCTCGTCGTGTGGGATTGAAGGAAATTGAAAAGAATGATTTTAATCTAAATATTTCTCGTTATATTAGCACAGCTAAGGCAGATGAAGCGGTAGATTTGGAGCAGGTGAATGCTGAGCTAGTCGATCTGGAAAAAAAGATCCGAGAGGCAAAGAAAAAACACAATGGGTTTTTGAAAGAGTTGGGGTTGTCAGAGTTGCCCTGA
- a CDS encoding restriction endonuclease subunit S has translation MKQKEKSSRKQLVPNLRFPDFQNAGDWDLDYFENLTFTITPTRKIPSSQYLTAGTFPIVDQSQNFICGWTNNEELIITNQLPLIVFGDHTCIVKLINFPFAQGADGIKIIGVNPSLNTLFLYQYLLYDPVIQEEYKRHFSLLREKFVSFPSLPEQKKIADCLSSLDELIQFQTKKLEVVQSHKKGLLQNLFPAEGETVPRLRFPEFEGTGDWVERKLGEVCVAELREVAKPTERYLGLGIRSHGKGTFQKLEQDPKGNSMDVLYQVHENDLIVSITFAWEGAIAIASREDHGGLVSHRFPTYVFKHEETISNFFRYIITKKSFVYKLGLISPGGAGRNRVMNKKDFHELKEYFSSLPEQQRIADCLSSVDALIQEQLDALEKLKTHKKGLLQGLFPVMGE, from the coding sequence ATGAAGCAAAAAGAAAAAAGTTCCCGAAAACAACTAGTTCCAAACTTGCGATTCCCTGATTTTCAAAATGCAGGGGATTGGGATTTAGATTATTTTGAAAATCTAACATTTACTATTACTCCAACGAGAAAGATACCATCATCGCAATATTTAACAGCGGGCACCTTCCCTATAGTAGATCAATCCCAAAACTTTATTTGCGGTTGGACAAATAATGAAGAACTTATAATCACGAATCAGTTGCCCTTGATTGTTTTTGGCGACCATACTTGCATAGTTAAACTAATTAATTTTCCATTTGCGCAAGGTGCAGATGGAATAAAAATAATTGGTGTAAACCCCTCTCTTAATACACTATTTCTATATCAATATCTATTATATGATCCCGTTATTCAGGAAGAATACAAAAGGCATTTTTCTTTATTAAGGGAAAAGTTCGTTTCTTTCCCCTCGCTTCCCGAACAAAAAAAGATTGCCGATTGCCTTTCTTCCTTGGATGAGCTGATCCAATTCCAAACCAAAAAACTCGAAGTCGTACAGTCACATAAGAAGGGTTTGTTGCAGAATTTATTTCCTGCCGAAGGAGAGACTGTGCCAAGGTTGCGGTTTCCGGAGTTTGAGGGCACGGGGGATTGGGTGGAGAGGAAGTTGGGGGAGGTGTGTGTAGCCGAACTGAGAGAAGTAGCCAAACCAACTGAACGTTACTTGGGTCTTGGTATTAGGAGTCACGGTAAAGGTACGTTTCAAAAACTTGAACAAGATCCGAAGGGAAATTCTATGGATGTGCTTTATCAAGTTCATGAGAATGATTTGATAGTTAGTATCACTTTCGCATGGGAAGGAGCAATCGCAATTGCTTCGAGAGAAGACCATGGAGGTTTAGTGTCGCATAGATTTCCTACCTATGTCTTTAAACACGAAGAAACTATTTCTAACTTCTTTAGGTATATTATAACTAAAAAATCATTTGTATACAAGTTGGGTCTTATTTCGCCAGGAGGAGCAGGTAGAAACCGAGTCATGAATAAGAAGGATTTTCATGAATTAAAAGAATACTTCTCATCCCTCCCTGAACAACAAAGGATTGCGGATTGTCTTTCTTCGGTTGATGCCTTGATCCAGGAGCAATTGGATGCTTTAGAAAAGCTGAAGACGCATAAGAAAGGTTTGTTGCAGGGGTTGTTTCCTGTAATGGGGGAGTGA
- a CDS encoding ImmA/IrrE family metallo-endopeptidase gives MNRNFVSIQPNLITWARERARISIDTLSKRFPKLPKWESGELQPTLRQLEDFSKAVHVPIGYLFLPEPIREPLPISDFRTIADKELTKPSPNLLDTLYLCQERQTWYKEYMTLHRMPNVPFVGSAKLQENPIAVARKVESYLGISFEGRRTFPNWSEALKTYVQKMEEVGVLVMASSIVGSNTHRHLDVEEFRGFALADSYAPLIFINTSDSKAAQMFTLLLEFAHVILGESGISNAGVGQVTDMEVEKWCNAVAAEFLMPMERTLSEYRENEPIQDAIQRFAKLFKVSSLVALRRLLDAGKISQKDFWLYYQEELTRISNLQTSGDGGGDFYRTLGVRVGKRFATAVVTSTLEGQTLFRDAFRMLGFKKNETFYKEARELGVIA, from the coding sequence ATGAATAGAAATTTCGTATCCATCCAACCAAATCTCATCACTTGGGCGAGGGAACGTGCAAGGATCAGTATTGATACTTTGTCCAAACGATTTCCCAAACTCCCAAAATGGGAGAGTGGAGAGTTACAACCTACGCTTCGTCAGTTGGAAGATTTTTCTAAGGCAGTTCATGTACCCATTGGCTATTTATTTTTGCCAGAACCGATCAGGGAACCATTACCAATATCTGATTTTCGCACCATTGCTGATAAGGAGCTGACAAAACCTAGTCCAAACCTTTTGGACACTTTGTATCTTTGCCAAGAGAGGCAAACTTGGTACAAGGAATACATGACACTCCACCGCATGCCAAATGTTCCCTTTGTGGGATCTGCAAAATTGCAAGAGAATCCTATTGCTGTGGCTCGTAAGGTGGAAAGTTATCTAGGAATTTCTTTTGAAGGAAGACGCACTTTTCCAAATTGGTCAGAAGCACTGAAGACCTATGTCCAAAAAATGGAAGAAGTCGGAGTGCTTGTGATGGCAAGTTCTATCGTGGGAAGCAATACACATCGGCATTTGGACGTAGAGGAGTTTCGTGGGTTCGCTCTGGCTGATTCTTATGCCCCTCTTATTTTTATTAATACTAGCGACAGTAAGGCGGCGCAGATGTTTACGCTCTTACTCGAGTTTGCCCATGTAATCCTTGGGGAAAGCGGAATTTCCAATGCGGGTGTGGGTCAAGTCACAGATATGGAAGTAGAAAAATGGTGTAATGCCGTCGCTGCCGAGTTTCTGATGCCGATGGAAAGGACTCTCTCGGAATATCGAGAGAACGAACCAATACAAGATGCCATCCAAAGATTTGCCAAATTATTTAAAGTGAGTAGCCTTGTGGCTCTTAGGCGACTCTTAGATGCTGGGAAAATTTCGCAGAAAGATTTTTGGCTGTACTACCAGGAAGAACTTACGCGCATCAGCAATCTGCAAACGTCAGGGGATGGTGGTGGGGATTTTTACCGCACCTTGGGAGTGCGTGTTGGAAAACGGTTTGCGACAGCCGTTGTGACGAGCACCTTGGAAGGGCAAACTCTCTTTCGCGATGCCTTTCGGATGTTAGGTTTCAAAAAAAATGAAACCTTTTATAAAGAAGCAAGAGAACTTGGGGTCATCGCATGA
- a CDS encoding zeta toxin family protein, with the protein MSKKRLRIFAGPNGSGKSSFIKEFENTDPRHKLGVYVNADEIEKKLKEENVLNTNQYKIHFTTEEIQSFFQKSEFSPKKTGVSDLWKYFKIIDNELLVDERLEINSYISADLAEFLRQKLLESNISFSFETVMSDERKLNFLKKAKDIGYSIYLYFFCTVDPEINKNRVDLRVEEKGHSVPADKIEERYYRSLENLKEAIRLSNRAFLFDTSSVTFDKLLFAEVTNGKEVEVFTRDDVPTWFIKYVVDKQ; encoded by the coding sequence ATGAGCAAAAAACGACTTCGTATTTTTGCTGGACCAAATGGATCGGGAAAATCTTCCTTTATCAAAGAATTTGAAAATACCGATCCTAGACATAAACTTGGTGTTTATGTGAATGCTGATGAGATTGAAAAGAAATTAAAAGAAGAAAATGTTCTAAATACCAACCAATATAAAATCCATTTTACAACGGAAGAAATTCAATCCTTTTTCCAAAAGTCAGAGTTTTCTCCGAAGAAAACAGGAGTATCAGATCTTTGGAAGTATTTTAAGATCATAGATAACGAATTGTTAGTAGATGAAAGATTGGAGATAAATTCATACATCTCTGCAGACTTGGCAGAATTTCTTAGGCAAAAATTGTTGGAATCAAATATCTCCTTTTCTTTCGAAACAGTCATGAGTGATGAGAGGAAGCTTAACTTTTTAAAAAAAGCTAAAGATATTGGTTATTCGATCTATCTTTATTTTTTTTGTACTGTCGATCCGGAAATCAATAAGAATAGAGTTGATCTCAGAGTGGAAGAAAAAGGTCATAGCGTTCCAGCTGATAAAATTGAAGAAAGATATTATCGTAGTTTAGAAAATTTAAAAGAAGCAATCCGATTATCAAATCGAGCATTCCTTTTTGATACTTCAAGTGTTACTTTTGATAAATTATTATTTGCAGAGGTAACGAATGGCAAAGAGGTCGAAGTATTTACTCGAGACGATGTTCCAACCTGGTTTATTAAATATGTTGTGGATAAACAATAG